From Xiphophorus hellerii strain 12219 chromosome 6, Xiphophorus_hellerii-4.1, whole genome shotgun sequence, the proteins below share one genomic window:
- the LOC116721002 gene encoding transcriptional regulator Myc-B-like isoform X2 codes for MMAVMLATPPAPYDFDSMQPCFFLGGDDEDVFPSQLLPGPGEDIWKKFELLPTPPMSPSRTPPRSDPPLSAADHLEALSDLLDEELRPSAALQSFIIQDCMWSSSFAAAAKLERVVSERLACLRTRQNPTDTSGLAAGSDARDETGYLQGVAAACIDPSEVLPFTLTGQNQNQTHDNGVAMEVGSELSLETPPLSSSSESEEEEEDGEEEEIDVVTVDRRRTSHQSPLVLKRSLIDIQQHNYAAPQPAGKRPRSTESTGGGRRCWSPRSDSEDEDRRRTHNVLERQRRSELRLSLLALREQIPALAANHKAAKVAILQGATAFIREARADERRLLKKKDELTKRSRELQRRLERLRTLH; via the exons ATGATGGCGGTCATGTTGGCCACGCCCCCGGCGCCCTACgacttcgactccatgcagccgTGTTTCTTCCTGGGCGGAGACGATGAGGACGTCTTCCCCAGCCAGCTCCTCCCTGGTCCCGGCGAGGACATCTGGAAGAAGTTTGAGCTCCTGCCGACGCCGCCCATGTCCCCCAGCCGGACCCCGCCCCGTTCGGACCCGCCGCTGTCCGCCGCCGACCACCTGGAGGCGCTGTCGGACCTGCTGGACGAGGAGCTCCGCCCCTCCGCCGCGCTGCAGTCCTTCATCATCCAGGACTGCATGTGGAGCAGCAGCTTCGCCGCAGCCGCCAAGCTGGAGCGGGTCGTGTCCGAGCGGCTGGCGTGTCTCCGGACCCGGCAGAACCCAACCGACACCAGCGGGCTGGCGGCTGGTTCTGATGCACGAGACGAGACCGGGTACCTGCAGGGTGTGGCGGCGGCGTGCATCGACCCTTCTGAGGTGCTCCCCTTCACGCTGAcgggccagaaccagaaccagacccacGACAATGGAGTGGCGATGGAGGTCGGGTCAGAGttgagtctggagacgccgccgctcagcagcagcagcgaatCAG aggaggaagaggaggatggtgaggaagaagagattGACGTGGTGACGGTGGACAGACGGAGGACGTCCCATCAGTCCCCTCTGGTCCTCAAACGCTCCCTCATCGACATCCAGCAGCACAACTACGCCGCCCCGCAGCCTGCTGGGAAACGGCCCAGGTCGACAGAGAGCACCG GCGGCGGTCGGCGCTGCTGGAGCCCGCGGTCGGACAGCGAGGACGAGGACAGACGCAGGACTCACAACGTGCTGGAGCGACAGCGGCGCAGCGAGCTGCGGCTCAGCCTGCTGGCGCTGAGGGAGCAGATCCCGGCGCTGGCCGCCAACCACAAGGCGGCCAAGGTGGCcatcctgcagggggcgacGGCGTTCATCCGGGAGGCGCGGGCGGACGAGCGCAGGCTGCTGAAGAAGAAGGACGAGCTGACGAAGAGGAGCAGGGAGCTGCAGCGGCGCCTGGAGCGGCTCCGGACGCTACATTAG
- the LOC116721002 gene encoding transcriptional regulator Myc-B-like isoform X1 yields the protein MMAVMLATPPAPYDFDSMQPCFFLGGDDEDVFPSQLLPGPGEDIWKKFELLPTPPMSPSRTPPRSDPPLSAADHLEALSDLLDEELRPSAALQSFIIQDCMWSSSFAAAAKLERVVSERLACLRTRQNPTDTSGLAAGSDARDETGYLQGVAAACIDPSEVLPFTLTGQNQNQTHDNGVAMEVGSELSLETPPLSSSSESEEEEEDGEEEEIDVVTVDRRRTSHQSPLVLKRSLIDIQQHNYAAPQPAGKRPRSTESTAMSPLATAARQRCGGRRCWSPRSDSEDEDRRRTHNVLERQRRSELRLSLLALREQIPALAANHKAAKVAILQGATAFIREARADERRLLKKKDELTKRSRELQRRLERLRTLH from the exons ATGATGGCGGTCATGTTGGCCACGCCCCCGGCGCCCTACgacttcgactccatgcagccgTGTTTCTTCCTGGGCGGAGACGATGAGGACGTCTTCCCCAGCCAGCTCCTCCCTGGTCCCGGCGAGGACATCTGGAAGAAGTTTGAGCTCCTGCCGACGCCGCCCATGTCCCCCAGCCGGACCCCGCCCCGTTCGGACCCGCCGCTGTCCGCCGCCGACCACCTGGAGGCGCTGTCGGACCTGCTGGACGAGGAGCTCCGCCCCTCCGCCGCGCTGCAGTCCTTCATCATCCAGGACTGCATGTGGAGCAGCAGCTTCGCCGCAGCCGCCAAGCTGGAGCGGGTCGTGTCCGAGCGGCTGGCGTGTCTCCGGACCCGGCAGAACCCAACCGACACCAGCGGGCTGGCGGCTGGTTCTGATGCACGAGACGAGACCGGGTACCTGCAGGGTGTGGCGGCGGCGTGCATCGACCCTTCTGAGGTGCTCCCCTTCACGCTGAcgggccagaaccagaaccagacccacGACAATGGAGTGGCGATGGAGGTCGGGTCAGAGttgagtctggagacgccgccgctcagcagcagcagcgaatCAG aggaggaagaggaggatggtgaggaagaagagattGACGTGGTGACGGTGGACAGACGGAGGACGTCCCATCAGTCCCCTCTGGTCCTCAAACGCTCCCTCATCGACATCCAGCAGCACAACTACGCCGCCCCGCAGCCTGCTGGGAAACGGCCCAGGTCGACAGAGAGCACCGCGATGTCGCCGCTGGCGACGGCGGCGAGGCAGAGGTGCGGCGGTCGGCGCTGCTGGAGCCCGCGGTCGGACAGCGAGGACGAGGACAGACGCAGGACTCACAACGTGCTGGAGCGACAGCGGCGCAGCGAGCTGCGGCTCAGCCTGCTGGCGCTGAGGGAGCAGATCCCGGCGCTGGCCGCCAACCACAAGGCGGCCAAGGTGGCcatcctgcagggggcgacGGCGTTCATCCGGGAGGCGCGGGCGGACGAGCGCAGGCTGCTGAAGAAGAAGGACGAGCTGACGAAGAGGAGCAGGGAGCTGCAGCGGCGCCTGGAGCGGCTCCGGACGCTACATTAG